From the genome of Legionella beliardensis:
AGGTTATTGCTGAGCCTTGCCACATTGAGGCCTGCATCAATTAAAAGCGCATTTTGCGCGATAGGTACGCCACCAATGAAGAATGGCACGCTGCCTGCGGCAAAATTAAAGGTGGCCTTAGGCGTTAAGTTATCATAGGCATGGCGCCAACCTAAGAATACATGGTGATTAAGCGCATACATGTCAGTCTGATAAAGTAACCCTTTCTCTTGTACACCCAGGGTTGAGAGCAATACGCTTTGACTGGCTTTGTGCGCACGTAAGCGGGCATCGCCGCCTTGCTCTGTTAAGTTGTCGGCCTTCACATCCACATAAGCCACATTGACAAGTGGCTTCATGTCTAAGTAATTAACGGCTAATTCATAGCCTAATTCACCAACTACTTGTGCGGTGTGTGCGTCACCGGTGCTGTTTAACAGGTTGGTAAAACCTGGGAAGGCAATCGTGCGATGCGTGCTTAACGTATGCCAGCTGTAAGCCGCGCCCGCACTGGCCACCAGGTGATTAAACGCCAAGCGGCCATAAGCTCCCAAATGTGCGTTATCACTTTCACTATAAGAATGACGGCTATCGACATCAAAAGTCGACTGACTGTACCCACCTACTACGCCAAAGCGACCCGTCCCGCCAAATGCTTGGTCAGCGCCAATAAAAAAGCCTTGGGTTGAGCGGTCAAGTTTGGCGGCATTGCCATTGCCCTCTAATTGTCCTGCGGCCCCAAAACCGTGCGCCCAGAAAGCAAGGCCGCTGGGTGTTTTGGCTTCGGCTAATGTGTCATTGCTGTCTAGACGCGAACGCATGGCATCACGAACATAGCGGCTTTCTTCCATTAAAGCACTTAAGGTGGACGCATAGATTTCACCGCTTAAATCGTTTAAAGCCGTTTGAATGGTTTGTGGGTTATCTAAATTAACAAACGCATCGTATAACCGATTGCCGCCACCTAAACTTTCAACGCCCATGGCGGTTTCCGCTTGATTGGGTGTGACTGCAAACGAATTAAACGGCCGGTCATTGCGCGCGATGTCTAAATAAACATGGTTCGTATCATAATTTAACAGCAACTCGAGAAACGGTAAGTTTTGCGACAGGTTGCTGTAGGTGCCAACGACACCATTTTCGGCAGCCAAAATCGTGTAACGGGTGCCTGGCGTATACAGTCCTGCTGTTTTTAGCACCGATACCCCAGCGCCTGGCTGTAACGTGGCACGCCCACTGATATTGATTAAATCCGACGCCCCAGCAGGATTAATCTCAACGTCATAAACAGAGCCTGCGGTTTGTACGTAATTACCTGCAACGGTTAAGGTGCCAATCGAATTACCTGGCGCAATCGTACCTGCGACTGTCGTGTTACCGACGGTGCCAGAACCACTTAACCGACCTGCAGCACTGACCCTTAAATCACCCCCTAATAAGCCATTGACCCTAAGCTCACCTGAATTAACCCGCGTGGTGCCCGTATAATTGGCTGACTGGCCCGTGAGAATGAGTCTACCCTGCCCTTGTTTGGTAACATTACCTTGGCCTACTAATTCACCCGCAAAGGTTGTATTACTTCGTTGATTGACAGTTAAGGCGGCTGTGCCAAGAGCTACCTCACCACCCGTGCCAGACAGTAAGGACATGGTTAAGTCAAAGCCATTTAAGTCAAGCGTACCTCCATTAACCTGATAAGCGGTATTCACAGCGAACGCTGTGGCACTGCCTGCGCGAAGGATACCGGCTGTCACCGTAGTCCCCCCTTTATAACGGTTTAGGCCATCCAAAATGACAAGCCCAGCACCTGTTTTATTTAGGCCACCACTGCCGGTCAAATTACCTCTTAGTGTAAATTGGTCATCTGCTGATAAGGCGGCTAAGGCAACTTTACCGGCTAAGGTAATATCATTAGCCGCACTTAAACGTAAGACTGAGGTAATACCACCCACAGGCTCGCCTCGGTCAGTGCTATTGCCACCGCGAATGAGGCTGCCCTCTTGTAAGACAATGCTGCCTTCCGTACTTATGGCATTGTCGCCACTAGCAACTAAGGTAGCACCTGTGCCTAAAGTAAAACTTGACTCACTCCCTAAAAGGCTAATACGACCTGCAGTGACTAAGGCAGACGGATCAATCGCATTACCATTAGCAACCTCGCCGTCTGCGTATAAATACAACTGCCCTTCGTTCACAGTGAAATTTGTACTTCCCGTATTATCAGCAGAAGTAAAGGTATTTGCGCCGCCTAGACGCCAGGTCCCTTGACC
Proteins encoded in this window:
- a CDS encoding autotransporter domain-containing protein, which translates into the protein MRLVQPVWLITSITISMTWSMTMSFAAEVNWPVPIATPSPLATAAANLNTAMTTYIADPTPANAQALAQAQATYNQAIVAARTDNPTATLTVSGGNQDTINGNNSSANSFTLNDQAAFIHATGDNTSLTILNHVGNSGSAILLSSGAILDINAETGAQVIFTNNTGGEGGVIYSDNSTLSLSNTTFVNNTAEFSGGAIYSNNSTLILNSSIFINNAAAAGGALFSANSTISINDSTFANNTAEFNGGVIFSGDSALGLFNSTFSNNTASEGGVLYSANNTTTVNNSTFANNTANTGGAIYNLFGVLNLNNSTLSNNIANERGGAIFNDGGELNLINSTLNNNITNGAGGAIYNGFGSTLSLTNSTFAGNIANERGGAIFNDSAAISLLVTANNNALFTGNIVNERASSINFTVGDGILSSLDIFIEAGGVLDMRDPMDSTDNAGEIAISQTGQGTWRLGGANTFTSADNTGSTNFTVNEGQLYLYADGEVANGNAIDPSALVTAGRISLLGSESSFTLGTGATLVASGDNAISTEGSIVLQEGSLIRGGNSTDRGEPVGGITSVLRLSAANDITLAGKVALAALSADDQFTLRGNLTGSGGLNKTGAGLVILDGLNRYKGGTTVTAGILRAGSATAFAVNTAYQVNGGTLDLNGFDLTMSLLSGTGGEVALGTAALTVNQRSNTTFAGELVGQGNVTKQGQGRLILTGQSANYTGTTRVNSGELRVNGLLGGDLRVSAAGRLSGSGTVGNTTVAGTIAPGNSIGTLTVAGNYVQTAGSVYDVEINPAGASDLINISGRATLQPGAGVSVLKTAGLYTPGTRYTILAAENGVVGTYSNLSQNLPFLELLLNYDTNHVYLDIARNDRPFNSFAVTPNQAETAMGVESLGGGNRLYDAFVNLDNPQTIQTALNDLSGEIYASTLSALMEESRYVRDAMRSRLDSNDTLAEAKTPSGLAFWAHGFGAAGQLEGNGNAAKLDRSTQGFFIGADQAFGGTGRFGVVGGYSQSTFDVDSRHSYSESDNAHLGAYGRLAFNHLVASAGAAYSWHTLSTHRTIAFPGFTNLLNSTGDAHTAQVVGELGYELAVNYLDMKPLVNVAYVDVKADNLTEQGGDARLRAHKASQSVLLSTLGVQEKGLLYQTDMYALNHHVFLGWRHAYDNLTPKATFNFAAGSVPFFIGGVPIAQNALLIDAGLNVARLSNNLHLSVSYIGQYSNQVTDNGVAARLTWQFA